One Euwallacea similis isolate ESF13 chromosome 26, ESF131.1, whole genome shotgun sequence genomic window carries:
- the Mmp1 gene encoding matrix metalloproteinase-14 isoform X5, producing MSVRVGLVLLGVLGVVNSAPGGSSAMHFDDFEMEFNRVLKLPIDSYAKEDDDDDDYHDLIGTLYLSQYGYLGPIKANSSQLLDESSFKKAVEDFQSFAGLEVTGELDDTTIETMSLPRCGVKDKVGTGDNRAKRYALQGSRWKVKNLSYKISKYPPKLKRKEVDAEVQRAFNVWTDYTDLTFTPKSGQVHIEIRFESGEHGDGDPFDGPGGTLAHAYFPPPEQHQYLTASSLVHKLQPQKRYRNKENYFGVGINHQYNPWLIFRPWYTPTYTPTFYPQHPAKVFGGDAHFDATEAWSINSYRGTNLFQVAAHEFGHSLGLSHSDVRSALMAPFYRGYDPTFRLDQDDIDGIQALYGKKTTQTPVIPQDSGVDASDDVPSKVPAPGGSSPDQSLCQDPSFDTIFNSAEGFTYIFKGDLYWKLTEESIAPGYPKPISEGWPSLPGSIDAAFTYKNGKSYFFKGSKYWRYKGRKMDGDYPKEISEGFTGIPNDLDTAMVWSGNGKIYFFKGSKFWRFDPSQRPPVKSTYPKPISNWEGIPDNLGAAFQWTNGYTYFYKGGAYYRFNDRAFAVDQTNPAFPRSTAYWWFGCQDAPAGTVGTSESRGWLQGEEGGSLPADDQNGFDMDAVPAEPLARHCFLFP from the exons ATGTCTGTAAGAGTCGGATTGGTGCTTTTGGGGGTGCTCGGAGTGGTCAACTCCGCGCCGGGGGGTAGCAGCGCTATG CATTTCGACGATTTCGAGATGGAATTCAATAGAGTCCTTAAACTG CCAATCGATTCTTATGCAAAAGAGGACGATGATGACGACGACTACCATGACCTGATCGGAACG TTGTATCTATCTCAATACGGATATCTGGGACCAATCAAAGCCAATTCTAGTCAACTTTTAGACGAAAGTAGTTTTAAGAAAGCGGTGGAAGATTTTCAGAGTTTTGCGGGGTTAGAAGTGACTG GTGAACTTGACGACACAACCATTGAAACAATGTCACTGCCAAGGTGCGGCGTGAAAGACAAAGTGGGAACCGGCGACAACAGGGCCAAGAGATATGCTTTGCAAG GAAGCAGGTGGAAGGTCAAGAATCTGAGCTACAAGATTTCGAAATACCCCCCGAAACTTAAGCGGAAAGAGGTGGACGCGGAAGTTCAAAGGGCTTTTAATGTTTGGACTGACTATACAGATCTGACATTTACCCCTAAATCTGGACAAGTTCACATCGAAATCCGCTTTGAGAGTGGAGAGCACGGAGACGGAGACCCGTTCGATGGGCCCGGGGGCACTTTGGCTCATGCCTACTTCCCA CCACCCGAACAACACCAATACTTAACAGCCTCATCGCTAGTGCACAAGTTGCAACCACAAAAACGATACAGGAACAAGGAAAACTATTTTGGTGTTGGGATCAACCATCAGTATAACCCATGGCTTATCTTCAGGCCTTGGTACACACCAACATACACGCCTACATTTTACCCACAACACCCCGCCAAA gtgttTGGTGGAGATGCGCATTTTGATGCCACTGAAGCCTGGTCAATAAACAGCTATAGAGGGACCAATCTTTTCCAAGTGGCTGCTCATGAATTTGGGCATTCTCTAGGGCTCAGTCACTCAGACGTTAGGTCTGCTCTCATGGCCCCATTTTATCGAGGCTATGATCCCACTTTTAG gttggatcaagatgacATCGATGGAATCCAAGCTCTTTATGGCAAGAAAACTACTCAAACTCCTGTAATACCTCAAGACTCAGGGGTGGATGCCAGTGATGATGTTCCTAGTAAAGTTCCGGCACCAG GAGGTTCTTCCCCGGACCAATCTCTCTGCCAAGATCCAAGCTTCGACACTATTTTCAACTCTGCCGAAGGCTTCACTTACATTTTCAAAGGAGACTTATATTGGAAGCTTACAGAAGAGAGTATAGCTCCAGGGTATCCCAAGCCAATCTCCGAAGGATGGCCTTCATTACCTGGCAGCATTGATGCTGCTTTCACATACAAAAATGGCAAAAGTTACTTCTTTAAAGGCTCAAAGTATTGGAG ATACAAGGGCCGTAAAATGGACGGGGATTATCCCAAGGAAATTTCGGAAGGTTTCACAGGCATTCCCAACGATTTGGATACGGCAATGGTTTGGAGTGGAAACGGGAAGATTTACTTTTTCAAGGGTAGCAAATTTTGGAGGTTTGATCCCTCACAGAGGCCCCCAGTTAAAAGCACATATCCAAAACCAATTTCTAACTGGGAAGGAATCCCAGATAATTTGGGAGCCGCCTTTCAGTGGACCAATGGATATACGTACTTTTACAAGGGTGGTGCTTATTATAG gtTTAACGATCGAGCATTCGCGGTAGACCAGACAAATCCGGCTTTCCCCAGGTCAACCGCGTACTGGTGGTTCGGGTGTCAGGACGCCCCCGCGGGAACCGTCGGAACCAGTGAGTCGAGAGGATGGCTGCAGGGTGAGGAGGGCGGTAGTCTCCCCGCGGATGATCAGAACGGATTTGATATGGATGCAG TGCCTGCTGAGCCTCTCGCACGCCATTGCTTTTTATTTCCATAG